The Pseudodesulfovibrio sp. zrk46 genome contains a region encoding:
- a CDS encoding glycine zipper domain-containing protein: protein MKKLTAIALLCFFLVAGFGCAANKAQQGATVGGLAGATIGALTFKDKLLGAAVGAGVGVLMGYIVGNEWDKSDEKKLQHAMENNKSGQASSWTNPDTGESYSATPSHPYMAENKVYRDVVIKDEKDGQSVMAKAWRDDKGVWHLKQ, encoded by the coding sequence ATGAAAAAACTCACCGCAATCGCCCTTCTTTGCTTTTTCCTGGTGGCTGGTTTCGGCTGTGCAGCCAATAAAGCCCAGCAGGGTGCAACCGTAGGCGGCCTTGCCGGTGCCACAATCGGCGCACTCACCTTCAAGGATAAACTGCTCGGTGCAGCCGTTGGCGCTGGCGTCGGTGTCCTCATGGGTTACATTGTTGGTAACGAATGGGATAAGTCCGACGAAAAGAAGCTCCAGCACGCCATGGAGAACAACAAGTCTGGTCAGGCATCTTCCTGGACCAACCCGGACACTGGCGAGTCCTACTCTGCCACCCCGAGCCATCCCTACATGGCTGAAAACAAGGTCTACCGCGACGTGGTCATCAAGGACGAAAAGGACGGTCAATCTGTCATGGCCAAGGCCTGGCGCGACGACAAGGGCGTCTGGCACCTGAAGCAATAG
- a CDS encoding methyl-accepting chemotaxis protein, with translation MSIKQKLYLIAAIALAGFIAVFIANSSAKKAIIKYENIQIDALEAESDMLQARRSEKDFLVRKDAKYIGRNKANVELAISQLKSIIALDGEFAERAGVTIEDMRSYLALFQDVAAQVEKQGFSEKEGLRGKLRDTIHKAEEMIKAAEDDTLLAAMLMLRRREKDFIIRKDFKYLDKFNADMIKMQAKASASEAFSPEQADQMQALLRNYSTSFTEYAESERNIVELTKEFTVAAHKLEADLNELLEWSQQTLEERIDRENIISLIIELLAILGVAVAVILTARSILGPLGKLQEGSRNVADGDFDACQSFTLTGELESLRNDIVSMVDSLKKAMDDAEAKGVEAEHQAEKANEAMNEAREREAHTARLVAQMTTVAETASGIANSLASAATELSGKAGDIVQGAELQREQVTSTATAMEEMNATVLEVAHNSSNAAENAHHSREQAIAGQDKVSETVEAVVGVQTTTNELTEVMDDLLIKADSIGTVMNVITDIADQTNLLALNAAIEAARAGEAGRGFAVVADEVRKLAEKTMTATQEVGQAINGIQTAVDSSVSKSKHADTALEEATTHAHEAGQLLGDIVSTVQNSADMVRSIATAAEQQSATSEEINRNIDEIHRISEETTHGMTESAQAIEEIAALAEELNAIIEELNDAAAS, from the coding sequence GTGTCCATCAAGCAGAAGCTCTATCTGATTGCAGCCATCGCGCTAGCAGGCTTCATAGCTGTTTTTATTGCAAATAGTTCAGCGAAGAAAGCCATCATCAAATACGAAAACATTCAAATCGACGCATTGGAAGCCGAATCTGACATGTTGCAGGCAAGGCGGAGCGAAAAGGACTTTCTGGTTAGAAAGGACGCCAAATACATTGGCAGGAACAAGGCCAATGTGGAATTGGCCATCAGCCAACTCAAGAGCATCATCGCTCTGGATGGTGAGTTTGCTGAACGCGCTGGAGTCACTATCGAAGACATGCGGAGCTACCTCGCCCTGTTCCAGGATGTGGCAGCACAAGTCGAAAAGCAGGGATTCTCCGAAAAGGAAGGTTTGCGTGGCAAGCTCCGCGACACCATCCATAAGGCCGAGGAAATGATCAAGGCTGCTGAGGACGACACACTCCTCGCCGCCATGCTCATGCTGCGCCGCCGGGAGAAAGACTTCATTATCAGAAAGGACTTCAAGTATCTTGATAAGTTCAATGCCGACATGATCAAGATGCAGGCCAAGGCGTCGGCGTCTGAAGCATTTTCTCCGGAACAGGCCGATCAGATGCAAGCTCTGCTCAGAAACTACTCTACCAGCTTCACCGAATATGCGGAGTCGGAAAGAAACATCGTTGAATTGACCAAAGAATTCACCGTAGCCGCGCACAAACTCGAAGCAGACCTGAATGAACTCCTGGAATGGAGTCAGCAGACTCTCGAAGAGCGTATTGACCGCGAGAACATCATCTCACTGATCATCGAGTTGCTGGCGATACTGGGTGTTGCCGTGGCCGTAATTCTTACAGCCCGCAGCATTCTTGGCCCGCTTGGCAAATTGCAGGAAGGCTCTCGCAATGTGGCGGACGGCGACTTTGATGCCTGCCAGTCCTTCACCCTCACCGGCGAACTGGAATCCCTTCGCAACGACATAGTCTCCATGGTTGATTCCCTGAAGAAAGCCATGGACGACGCCGAAGCCAAGGGCGTTGAAGCCGAACATCAGGCAGAAAAGGCCAACGAGGCCATGAACGAGGCCAGGGAGCGTGAAGCGCACACGGCCCGTCTGGTGGCCCAGATGACCACGGTGGCCGAAACCGCCTCCGGCATCGCAAATAGCCTCGCCTCCGCCGCCACCGAGCTTTCAGGCAAAGCTGGCGACATCGTCCAAGGTGCAGAACTCCAGCGCGAACAAGTGACCAGCACGGCCACCGCCATGGAAGAGATGAACGCAACCGTTCTCGAAGTCGCCCACAATTCCTCCAACGCCGCTGAAAACGCCCATCACAGTCGTGAGCAGGCCATTGCAGGTCAGGATAAAGTATCTGAAACCGTTGAGGCAGTCGTTGGTGTTCAGACCACGACCAACGAGCTCACCGAGGTCATGGACGACCTGCTGATCAAGGCTGACTCCATCGGCACAGTCATGAACGTCATCACCGACATCGCCGACCAGACCAACCTGCTCGCCCTGAACGCGGCCATTGAGGCTGCCCGTGCAGGCGAGGCAGGGCGAGGCTTTGCGGTTGTGGCCGACGAAGTCCGCAAGCTCGCGGAGAAGACCATGACCGCCACGCAGGAAGTCGGGCAAGCTATCAATGGCATTCAGACCGCAGTCGACAGCTCTGTCTCCAAGAGCAAGCACGCCGACACCGCGCTGGAAGAGGCAACCACTCACGCCCACGAAGCTGGCCAACTGCTCGGCGACATTGTCAGCACAGTCCAGAACTCCGCAGACATGGTTCGCAGTATTGCCACGGCAGCCGAGCAACAGTCAGCCACCTCCGAAGAGATCAACCGCAATATCGATGAAATCCACCGCATCTCTGAAGAGACCACCCACGGCATGACCGAATCCGCGCAGGCAATTGAAGAGATCGCAGCACTGGCGGAAGAGTTGAACGCTATTATTGAAGAGTTGAACGACGCCGCAGCCTCCTAA
- a CDS encoding septal ring lytic transglycosylase RlpA family protein has translation MRHAIVLLAMLAVLVMTGCASINPFSKRIYSTPPRNKPTTTTPGSYDPKTRPYTVLGKTYYPLQTAVGYDQVGMASWYGEDFHGKKTANGYIYDMYGISAAHKTLPLGTQVRVTNLENNRSVILVVNDRGPFVNGRILDLSYGAAKKLDSVNRGVVKVRITAIGTVPYARKTNPAAAVAVKSFHVRVGAFSDRENAERTHRRLVSIGYKEANIKTEMRNGRRLHIVQAGSYSSRDKAERVQRALSEDFPTCYIVS, from the coding sequence ATGCGTCATGCCATAGTCCTGCTTGCCATGCTGGCCGTTTTGGTCATGACTGGTTGCGCCTCCATCAATCCCTTCTCCAAACGAATTTATTCCACGCCGCCGCGTAACAAACCCACCACGACCACACCGGGCAGCTATGACCCGAAGACCCGGCCGTACACGGTTTTGGGCAAGACATATTATCCCCTCCAGACGGCTGTTGGGTACGACCAGGTGGGAATGGCGTCGTGGTATGGCGAGGACTTTCACGGCAAGAAGACCGCCAACGGATACATCTATGACATGTACGGGATTTCGGCCGCGCACAAGACGTTGCCGCTGGGAACACAGGTCCGTGTGACGAATCTCGAGAACAACCGCAGCGTGATTCTGGTGGTCAATGACCGTGGTCCGTTTGTGAACGGACGTATTCTCGACCTGTCGTACGGCGCGGCCAAGAAGTTGGATAGTGTGAATAGGGGCGTGGTCAAGGTGCGCATTACGGCCATCGGCACGGTCCCGTATGCTCGGAAGACCAATCCCGCTGCAGCGGTTGCGGTGAAATCTTTTCATGTACGGGTGGGGGCGTTCTCGGACAGGGAAAATGCAGAACGAACCCATCGGCGATTGGTGTCCATTGGCTACAAGGAGGCCAACATCAAAACTGAAATGAGGAACGGGCGACGGCTGCATATTGTGCAGGCTGGCAGCTATTCCTCTCGCGACAAGGCAGAACGGGTCCAGCGGGCTCTCAGTGAAGATTTTCCCACCTGTTACATTGTGAGTTGA
- a CDS encoding transporter substrate-binding domain-containing protein, translating into MKQIYTILFTATLLICQLLTSTPAFSTDKGDTFTLAIPKEGWPPYIITDTNEPCGIMLDIINEVANCTGKKLHIEYYPEIRSQLMLAEGRVHIQPKAREWVDKPSRFQWTDPVIDSTDVLIFRKEEAHLDNKPLKDLSVGVILGYRYPTLEPLFEQGELRRYNVNNTDNLLHMLHHGHIQAAVTNRHVAEWIIMQSPDISIDQFVFGKAVDSVPYRFALTKAKPMDDFMSLFNKELSAMKEDGRLQEIMNRYH; encoded by the coding sequence TTGAAACAGATATATACAATTCTCTTCACGGCAACCTTGTTAATTTGCCAACTTCTCACGTCTACGCCCGCGTTTTCAACAGACAAAGGAGACACCTTCACATTAGCCATCCCCAAGGAAGGCTGGCCGCCCTATATCATCACGGACACCAACGAACCGTGCGGCATCATGCTCGACATCATTAACGAGGTCGCAAATTGTACCGGCAAGAAGCTGCATATTGAATATTACCCGGAGATTCGCAGCCAATTGATGTTGGCAGAAGGTCGCGTCCATATTCAACCCAAGGCGCGTGAATGGGTTGATAAACCTTCCCGCTTCCAATGGACCGATCCGGTTATCGATTCAACCGACGTACTGATCTTCCGCAAAGAAGAAGCCCATCTGGACAATAAGCCGCTCAAGGACCTCTCAGTCGGCGTGATCCTCGGTTATCGTTACCCCACACTGGAACCACTCTTCGAGCAGGGAGAGCTGCGACGCTACAATGTCAACAACACCGACAATCTGCTGCACATGCTGCATCACGGCCACATTCAGGCTGCCGTTACCAACCGCCATGTGGCCGAGTGGATTATCATGCAGTCACCGGACATCAGCATCGACCAGTTTGTTTTCGGCAAAGCCGTGGACAGCGTTCCTTACCGGTTTGCCTTGACCAAGGCCAAGCCCATGGACGATTTCATGAGTCTGTTCAACAAGGAACTTAGCGCCATGAAAGAAGACGGTCGCCTGCAAGAGATTATGAATCGGTATCACTAA
- the aspA gene encoding aspartate ammonia-lyase codes for MSEYRLEHDSLGEVQVPADAYYGVQTQRAMENFHITGITMSHYPRLIEALAYVKHAASEANASLGLLDEEKHRAIARACEEIINGKLHDQFVVDIVQGGAGTSANMAANEIICNRALEFLGHEKGQYEYLHPLNDVNMSQSTNDVYPSALNIAVILELRELIDAMKYVQKAFARKGDEFVDILKMGRTQLQDAVPMTLGQEFHAWAVMIGEDVQRVDEAEDLVYEINMGATAIGTGLNAHPDYARTVTEKLVELTTLNLKQSPNLVEATQDTGVYVQLSGVLKRVAVKLSKICNDLRLLSSGPRCGLNEINLPPMQPGSSIMPGKVNPVIPEVVNQVAFAVIGNDVTVAMASEAGQLELNVMEPVIAYSVFQSVNMLRRACMTLANKCVLGITANPERCRELVENSIGLVTALNPFIGYEKAAEIAKEAMKTGGSVYQIVLDKGYLSQEELDDILKPENMVKPRYYK; via the coding sequence ATGAGCGAATACAGATTGGAACACGATTCTCTCGGTGAGGTGCAGGTCCCGGCGGACGCCTACTACGGCGTCCAGACGCAGCGCGCCATGGAAAATTTTCACATAACGGGCATCACCATGTCCCACTATCCGCGGCTGATCGAGGCCCTTGCCTACGTCAAGCATGCGGCCTCCGAAGCCAACGCCTCGCTTGGACTTCTGGATGAGGAAAAGCATCGCGCCATTGCTCGCGCCTGCGAGGAGATTATCAACGGCAAGCTGCACGACCAGTTCGTGGTGGACATCGTGCAGGGCGGGGCAGGAACCTCGGCCAACATGGCTGCCAATGAGATCATCTGCAACCGTGCATTGGAATTCCTGGGCCATGAGAAGGGGCAGTATGAATACCTGCATCCCCTGAACGATGTGAACATGTCTCAGTCCACCAATGACGTGTACCCGTCGGCCCTGAACATTGCCGTTATTCTTGAACTGCGCGAACTGATTGATGCCATGAAGTATGTGCAGAAGGCCTTTGCCCGAAAGGGTGATGAGTTCGTGGACATCTTGAAGATGGGGCGCACTCAGTTGCAGGATGCGGTGCCCATGACGCTGGGGCAGGAGTTTCACGCGTGGGCTGTCATGATCGGTGAAGATGTGCAGCGGGTCGATGAGGCCGAAGACCTCGTTTACGAAATCAATATGGGCGCTACTGCCATCGGTACCGGACTCAACGCCCATCCTGATTACGCCCGCACTGTTACCGAGAAGCTGGTGGAGCTTACCACCCTCAACCTCAAGCAGTCACCTAATCTGGTCGAGGCAACGCAGGACACCGGCGTATACGTCCAGCTTTCCGGCGTACTCAAGCGCGTGGCCGTGAAGCTTTCCAAGATATGCAACGACCTCCGCCTGCTTTCCAGCGGTCCTCGCTGCGGCCTCAATGAGATCAACCTGCCACCCATGCAGCCCGGCTCCTCAATCATGCCCGGCAAGGTTAATCCGGTCATTCCCGAGGTCGTCAATCAGGTGGCCTTCGCGGTCATCGGCAATGACGTGACCGTGGCCATGGCCAGTGAAGCGGGACAGTTGGAGCTGAACGTCATGGAACCCGTCATCGCTTACTCGGTATTCCAGTCCGTAAACATGCTTCGTCGCGCCTGCATGACGCTGGCGAACAAGTGCGTGTTGGGTATCACGGCCAATCCAGAGCGGTGCCGTGAGCTGGTGGAAAATTCCATAGGTCTTGTTACGGCCCTCAATCCGTTCATCGGATATGAGAAGGCTGCCGAGATCGCCAAGGAAGCCATGAAGACCGGTGGGTCGGTCTACCAGATTGTCCTCGACAAGGGGTATCTGAGTCAGGAGGAACTGGACGATATCCTCAAGCCGGAAAACATGGTGAAGCCGAGATACTACAAGTAG
- a CDS encoding aromatic amino acid transport family protein, which produces MANGLSIGKQFTSALVVTGYMVGAGILALPINLGPSGILPAVAGALAVWFLMTCTGLVISRQPFLAENEDADLPTLFEAVLGPAGKKFSVVANLVILYGLLVAYLAGVASVAVSSFKIGLPEWAVLVIYFCVATLLASLGDTMLRKGNAVLMTLMWLLFGTLLVLVVPHFQGIDAEAADMKFFTSGLPILVVAFNFHNVVPTLCRVLNHDRKAIDRTIWIGSGIGMTMTLVWTVAVMITLPMESTNGVDIISAFKAGVPATVPLDKLIQSKAFVDASIAFAVVAMTTSYMGTGVSLMSFLKDVAGDRLRSRLALWLVTFIPPLIIGIVYPGIFLEALNIVGGMGIGTLFGILPGILLIKQSAPGSKGRLAGYAVVAFFTIVMLVEIGQETGLLHIAPNIKYWSHVHHAM; this is translated from the coding sequence ATGGCGAATGGTCTATCCATTGGAAAACAATTCACTTCCGCCCTCGTTGTCACTGGTTATATGGTGGGCGCGGGCATCCTTGCATTGCCCATCAATCTCGGTCCGTCAGGAATTTTGCCTGCAGTGGCCGGAGCTTTGGCCGTTTGGTTCCTCATGACCTGTACCGGTCTCGTCATCTCCCGGCAGCCTTTCCTTGCCGAAAACGAGGACGCTGACCTGCCTACTCTGTTCGAGGCCGTGCTCGGTCCGGCGGGCAAGAAGTTCAGCGTGGTGGCCAACCTCGTCATTCTTTACGGGCTGTTGGTGGCCTATTTGGCCGGTGTGGCGTCTGTTGCCGTCAGCTCCTTCAAGATCGGATTGCCCGAGTGGGCGGTGCTGGTCATTTATTTTTGCGTGGCGACGTTGCTGGCGTCACTGGGCGATACCATGTTGCGCAAGGGCAACGCCGTGCTCATGACCCTGATGTGGCTGCTGTTCGGTACGTTGCTGGTGCTGGTGGTGCCGCATTTTCAGGGCATCGATGCCGAAGCCGCGGATATGAAGTTTTTCACCTCCGGCTTACCGATTCTGGTGGTGGCATTCAATTTTCACAACGTGGTGCCGACCCTTTGCCGTGTGTTGAATCATGATCGGAAAGCTATCGACCGTACCATCTGGATCGGTTCGGGAATCGGAATGACCATGACTCTGGTCTGGACCGTGGCCGTTATGATTACGCTGCCCATGGAATCTACCAACGGCGTGGATATTATCTCAGCCTTCAAGGCGGGCGTCCCTGCCACCGTACCGCTGGACAAGCTCATACAGTCCAAGGCGTTCGTGGATGCCTCCATCGCCTTTGCCGTGGTGGCCATGACCACTTCCTATATGGGCACGGGCGTATCCCTTATGAGCTTTCTCAAGGATGTGGCTGGTGATCGCCTGCGTTCCCGACTCGCCTTGTGGTTGGTCACCTTTATTCCGCCCCTCATTATCGGCATCGTCTACCCGGGCATCTTCCTCGAAGCCCTGAATATCGTGGGCGGCATGGGGATCGGAACTCTGTTCGGTATCCTGCCGGGCATCCTTCTGATAAAGCAGAGCGCCCCCGGTTCCAAGGGGCGACTCGCCGGATACGCTGTAGTGGCCTTCTTCACCATCGTCATGCTGGTGGAAATCGGTCAGGAAACCGGGCTGTTGCATATTGCCCCTAACATCAAGTACTGGTCTCATGTACATCATGCCATGTAA
- the typA gene encoding translational GTPase TypA gives MITNDKLRNIAIIAHVDHGKTTLVDAMFKQSGLFREGQEVDDRIMDSMDLERERGITIAAKNCSVSWKDVKINIIDTPGHADFGGEVERSLSMADGAILLVDASEGPLPQTRFVLKKALEQGLALMVVINKVDRQDARPEEVLNEVYDLFIDLDANEEQLDFPLLYAIGRDGIAMETPEERGENLHILLDMVLENVPGPSYDENEPFQMLVSDLSYSDYLGRLAIGKVHHGSSKSNDQLLCLADEGKEVPLKVTKLQTYDGLKVVPTETCEPGDIIVIAGIEDVKIGDTICTKEAPKALPRITVDEPTVSMRFGINTSPLAGKEGEHVQSNKIRERLMRETLLNVAIQVEDTDGKDAFLVKGRGELQMAILVEQMRREGFELSVGRPEVIIKEQDGKKLEPIEHLFVDCDEEFMGIVTEKIQTRKGRMSNMVNHGTGRVRLEFSVPSRALIGYRDEFLTDTKGTGIMNSYLEGYGEHRGEFTSRYTGSLVADRAGKGVAYGIFNLEPRGRMFIVPGDAIYEGMIVGEHNRDNDININPSKEKKLTNMRASGKDEAVILTPVKPMTLEYALNFIKDDELVEVTPQSIRLRKIELSALVRHREEGRKKKAKEAKGK, from the coding sequence ATGATTACTAACGACAAACTTCGCAACATTGCCATCATCGCCCACGTTGACCACGGCAAGACCACTCTTGTGGACGCCATGTTCAAACAGTCCGGCCTGTTCCGTGAAGGACAGGAAGTGGACGACCGTATCATGGATTCCATGGATCTGGAACGCGAGCGCGGCATCACCATTGCCGCCAAAAACTGTTCCGTTTCCTGGAAAGACGTGAAGATCAACATCATCGACACCCCGGGCCACGCCGACTTCGGCGGCGAAGTGGAGCGCTCCCTGTCCATGGCAGACGGCGCCATCCTGCTGGTTGACGCTTCTGAAGGCCCCCTGCCTCAGACCCGTTTCGTGCTCAAGAAAGCACTGGAGCAGGGCCTCGCCCTCATGGTCGTTATCAACAAGGTTGACCGTCAGGACGCCCGTCCCGAGGAAGTGCTCAACGAAGTGTACGACCTATTCATCGATCTCGACGCCAACGAGGAACAGCTGGACTTCCCGCTGCTCTACGCCATCGGTCGTGACGGCATCGCCATGGAAACCCCCGAGGAACGCGGCGAGAACCTGCACATCCTCCTCGACATGGTTCTGGAAAACGTGCCCGGTCCGTCTTATGACGAGAACGAGCCCTTCCAGATGCTCGTGTCCGATCTTTCCTACTCCGATTACCTTGGCCGTCTCGCCATTGGTAAGGTTCACCACGGTTCCTCCAAGTCCAACGACCAGCTCCTCTGCCTGGCCGACGAGGGCAAGGAAGTTCCTCTGAAGGTGACCAAGCTCCAGACCTATGACGGTCTGAAGGTCGTCCCCACCGAGACCTGCGAGCCTGGCGACATCATCGTCATCGCTGGTATCGAGGACGTCAAAATCGGCGACACCATCTGCACCAAGGAAGCTCCCAAGGCCCTGCCCCGCATCACCGTGGACGAACCCACCGTGTCCATGCGCTTCGGCATCAACACCTCTCCGCTGGCCGGTAAAGAGGGCGAGCACGTTCAGTCCAACAAGATTCGTGAACGCCTCATGAGGGAGACCCTGCTCAACGTGGCCATTCAGGTCGAAGACACCGACGGCAAGGACGCCTTCCTGGTCAAGGGCCGCGGTGAACTCCAGATGGCCATTCTGGTCGAACAGATGCGTCGCGAAGGTTTCGAACTTTCCGTTGGCCGTCCCGAAGTCATCATCAAGGAACAGGACGGCAAGAAGCTGGAACCCATCGAGCACCTCTTCGTCGACTGCGATGAGGAATTCATGGGCATCGTCACCGAGAAGATCCAGACCCGCAAAGGCCGTATGTCCAACATGGTCAACCACGGCACCGGTCGCGTTCGCCTCGAATTCTCTGTTCCGTCTCGCGCCCTCATCGGTTACCGCGACGAGTTCCTGACCGACACCAAGGGTACCGGTATCATGAACTCCTACCTCGAAGGCTACGGCGAGCACCGCGGCGAGTTCACCTCCCGCTACACCGGTTCTCTGGTTGCTGACCGCGCCGGCAAGGGTGTCGCTTACGGTATCTTCAACCTGGAACCGCGCGGCCGCATGTTCATCGTGCCCGGCGACGCCATCTACGAAGGCATGATCGTCGGCGAGCACAACCGTGACAACGACATCAACATCAACCCGTCCAAGGAAAAGAAGCTCACCAACATGCGTGCTTCCGGTAAGGACGAGGCCGTTATCCTGACCCCGGTCAAACCCATGACCCTGGAATACGCCCTCAACTTCATCAAGGACGATGAGCTCGTTGAAGTCACTCCCCAGTCCATTCGCCTCCGCAAGATCGAACTCTCCGCTCTGGTCCGCCACCGCGAAGAAGGCCGCAAGAAGAAGGCCAAGGAAGCCAAAGGCAAATAG
- a CDS encoding transporter substrate-binding domain-containing protein, whose product MRNRPFPFAIAILLFIAVIMTGTSHATDRPMRIVCDIWPPYQIKTETVVSGYSTEVVEEVYKRMGAPIDTLTAFPWKRALNLVETGHADALFSANHTKDREAFAYYPDEVLFESPWVIWTRPGVKFNSLEDLKDKRVGVVLGYSYTNEFWDFIQTYCTVEAVTTDLINFKKLSLNRLDAIAAEYGNGMHILQQLGIKNIVPRNDVVIKKDGLYIMFNREAVSKSFVQRFSEELKKFKTTPEHEALREKYFGEPAQ is encoded by the coding sequence ATGCGGAACAGGCCATTTCCTTTCGCCATCGCAATACTGCTTTTCATAGCCGTCATCATGACCGGGACGTCTCATGCGACGGACCGTCCGATGCGTATTGTCTGCGATATCTGGCCGCCCTATCAGATAAAGACGGAAACCGTGGTTTCCGGGTATTCAACGGAAGTGGTGGAAGAGGTTTACAAGAGAATGGGAGCCCCTATCGACACCCTGACAGCCTTCCCATGGAAGCGGGCATTGAACCTCGTTGAAACAGGCCATGCAGACGCGCTTTTCTCCGCCAATCACACCAAGGACAGGGAAGCTTTCGCATATTATCCCGACGAAGTACTCTTTGAATCCCCGTGGGTCATTTGGACAAGGCCCGGAGTGAAGTTCAATTCACTGGAAGACCTGAAGGACAAGCGTGTCGGTGTTGTGCTCGGCTACAGTTACACCAACGAGTTTTGGGATTTCATCCAGACTTACTGCACCGTCGAGGCCGTCACCACGGACCTGATCAATTTCAAGAAGCTGTCTCTCAATCGACTGGACGCCATTGCAGCAGAATACGGAAACGGCATGCATATTTTGCAGCAGCTGGGGATAAAGAACATCGTCCCTCGCAACGACGTTGTCATCAAGAAGGACGGGCTTTACATCATGTTCAACCGTGAAGCTGTGTCCAAGTCATTTGTCCAACGCTTCTCTGAAGAACTGAAGAAGTTCAAGACGACGCCGGAACACGAAGCCTTGCGGGAAAAGTATTTCGGCGAACCCGCTCAGTAG
- a CDS encoding multidrug resistance efflux transporter family protein, with product MFRILMFGVLASLFFSSTFVLNRAMSLEGGHWVWSASLRYFWMLLLLAGWLGVTGKARLGLDALRLYRKHFLFWTVAGSVGFGVFYALITFSSVYTPGWVVAATWQLTILATPLVLLGFGRRVPLKAILLTLIIFVGVILVNVEQASTASLSSTLWGALPVLVAAFAYPFGNQLVWEARAGESKFLPAIDHPAMDDSICRVLLLTIGSLPLWVLLILFTSPPVPSTGQIVQTGIVAVCSGVIATSLFLHARHSAQSSAELAAADSTQSMEVIFSLAGEAILLGHVAPGPVGWAGIGLTMLGLILYVKVQSKG from the coding sequence ATGTTTCGCATTCTCATGTTTGGCGTACTCGCCAGCCTGTTCTTCAGTTCCACATTTGTTCTCAACCGTGCCATGTCGCTGGAAGGCGGCCACTGGGTGTGGTCGGCCAGTTTACGCTACTTCTGGATGCTCCTGCTCCTGGCTGGCTGGCTCGGTGTGACGGGCAAGGCTCGCCTTGGCTTGGATGCGCTTCGCCTCTATCGAAAGCACTTTCTGTTCTGGACCGTGGCGGGCAGCGTCGGGTTCGGTGTTTTTTACGCTCTTATAACCTTCAGCTCCGTTTACACGCCCGGCTGGGTGGTGGCGGCCACATGGCAGTTGACCATTCTGGCCACGCCATTAGTGCTGCTTGGCTTTGGACGGCGAGTGCCGCTCAAGGCGATTTTGCTCACCCTCATCATTTTTGTGGGCGTGATTCTGGTCAACGTGGAGCAGGCCTCCACTGCGAGTCTGTCCAGCACCTTGTGGGGAGCTCTGCCCGTGCTGGTAGCTGCCTTTGCCTATCCATTCGGCAATCAGCTCGTGTGGGAAGCGCGTGCAGGGGAAAGCAAATTCCTGCCTGCAATCGATCACCCGGCCATGGACGATTCCATTTGCCGGGTGCTTCTCCTGACCATCGGTTCTCTCCCTTTGTGGGTGTTGCTCATACTGTTCACGTCGCCGCCAGTGCCTTCCACCGGGCAAATCGTACAGACAGGCATCGTCGCAGTTTGCTCCGGTGTAATCGCCACTTCACTTTTTCTCCACGCGCGTCACTCGGCGCAGTCCTCCGCAGAGCTCGCGGCCGCCGATTCCACCCAATCCATGGAAGTGATCTTTTCACTGGCTGGGGAAGCTATCCTGTTGGGCCACGTGGCACCCGGACCTGTCGGTTGGGCAGGGATCGGCCTGACCATGCTTGGTCTGATTTTGTATGTGAAGGTGCAGAGTAAGGGCTAG